In one window of Holophagales bacterium DNA:
- the rapZ gene encoding RNase adapter RapZ, with protein MSDAASEHHLLVVTGLSGSGKSYAAHALEDIGYNTIDNLPLSLLRGFSEEMASGRGQKGRTAVVLDVRNPGFAEAFPTLLDDLRALLPVTVVFLEADDPTIYRRFSETRRPHPLAQERTLTEAVSWERHLLAEVKGKADLVLDTTAMTVHELRSVLAEHFRAPGDPGVLAVSIVSFGFKHGVPPSIDLCFDVRFLANPHFVPELRPRTGRDPEVARFIEEGVATGPFYRRLLEFLLFCLPNYRRENRAYLTIGVGCTGGRHRSVYVAERLGRDLAAAGYPVRIAHRDDTREGP; from the coding sequence GTGAGCGACGCCGCGAGCGAGCACCACCTCCTCGTCGTCACGGGCCTTTCCGGTTCCGGAAAGTCCTACGCGGCGCACGCCCTCGAGGACATCGGCTACAACACGATCGACAACCTCCCTCTGTCGCTCCTCCGGGGGTTCAGCGAAGAAATGGCGTCGGGGCGAGGGCAGAAGGGGAGGACCGCGGTCGTTCTCGACGTCCGAAACCCGGGCTTCGCGGAGGCGTTCCCCACGCTTCTGGACGACCTTCGAGCCCTCCTCCCCGTCACCGTCGTCTTCCTCGAGGCGGACGACCCGACGATCTACCGGCGTTTCTCCGAGACCCGTCGCCCCCACCCTCTCGCCCAGGAACGAACCCTGACCGAGGCCGTCTCGTGGGAGCGCCACCTGCTCGCCGAGGTAAAAGGGAAGGCCGACCTCGTTCTGGACACGACCGCGATGACGGTCCACGAGCTTCGCTCCGTCCTCGCGGAGCACTTTCGCGCGCCGGGAGACCCGGGAGTGCTCGCGGTGTCGATCGTCTCGTTCGGGTTCAAGCACGGCGTGCCGCCGTCGATCGACCTCTGTTTCGACGTGCGGTTCCTCGCGAATCCCCACTTCGTACCGGAACTGAGGCCCAGGACGGGGCGCGACCCCGAAGTGGCCCGATTCATCGAGGAAGGGGTCGCGACGGGCCCGTTTTACAGGCGCCTCCTGGAGTTTCTTCTCTTCTGCCTTCCCAACTATCGCCGAGAGAACCGTGCGTACCTCACGATCGGCGTCGGATGCACCGGGGGGCGTCACCGTTCCGTTTACGTCGCCGAACGTCTCGGACGGGATCTGGCCGCCGCCGGCTACCCCGTCCGGATCGCCCATCGCGACGACACCCGAGAAGGACCATGA
- a CDS encoding PTS sugar transporter subunit IIA has product MKKSEETPAGLAANVGLLLLSHGPLADALRETVNVLEPEQIEPLGALSLAWDEAPENASDRLQKAIAKADRGRGVVLLTDMFGGTPSNLALAFLQKGRIEIVTGVNLPMVMKARALAREGKDPSEMARTLVEKGRRAIVAAGELMETEKRPA; this is encoded by the coding sequence ATGAAGAAATCCGAAGAAACGCCCGCGGGGCTCGCGGCAAACGTCGGTCTCCTCCTGCTCTCGCACGGCCCGCTCGCGGACGCGTTGAGGGAGACGGTGAACGTGCTGGAGCCCGAGCAGATCGAGCCTCTGGGGGCCCTTTCCCTGGCGTGGGACGAGGCCCCCGAGAACGCTTCCGATCGACTCCAGAAGGCGATCGCGAAAGCCGACCGGGGGCGGGGTGTCGTCCTCCTGACCGACATGTTCGGCGGCACGCCGTCGAACCTCGCGCTCGCCTTCCTGCAGAAGGGGCGGATCGAGATCGTCACGGGGGTCAACCTGCCGATGGTCATGAAGGCGCGAGCCCTCGCGCGCGAGGGCAAGGACCCTTCGGAAATGGCCCGGACGCTCGTGGAGAAGGGGCGCCGCGCGATCGTCGCGGCCGGGGAGCTGATGGAGACGGAGAAGCGGCCCGCGTGA
- a CDS encoding HPr family phosphocarrier protein: MIEKTVVLKNRLGLHARAAAKLVHTAAHYTARVTLSKDGEDVDGKSILGLLLLAAGKGTPIVVRTEGIDEAEAMTALADLVERRFDESE, from the coding sequence GTGATCGAAAAGACCGTCGTCCTCAAGAACCGGCTCGGCCTTCACGCGCGCGCGGCGGCGAAGCTCGTCCATACCGCCGCCCACTACACGGCCCGCGTGACGCTCTCCAAGGATGGCGAGGACGTCGACGGGAAGAGCATCCTCGGCCTGCTCCTCCTGGCCGCGGGGAAAGGGACTCCCATCGTCGTCCGGACGGAGGGGATCGACGAGGCGGAAGCGATGACGGCGCTGGCGGATCTCGTCGAGAGGCGGTTCGACGAGTCGGAGTAA
- the ptsP gene encoding phosphoenolpyruvate--protein phosphotransferase, with protein sequence MKRSLSLSGIPVSPGIAVGRAAVWLARADSSPRRDLDAEEVPTELERLRLAVESGIREIGEMAGQVEERLGKEYAAIFQAHALFLRDPSFLGPIEKKIRVERVNAEWAVEVVADGLASRLRDLPDKDLALRASDLDDVAAILKRSLGEGEAAVDRLASLTGDACVIVADELTPSDAVRIPRDKVVAFVTERGGKTSHAAILARSFGLPAVVAIPKLLASIGDGDRLIVDGREGVVWREPSEDVLTLFRERQGRDATRERSLKERSLSGLARTRDGEDVAIRANIELAREVPDVFEYGADGVGLFRSEFLYLSGDGMEFPDEATQAAIYRAVVSQLAPRPVVIRTYDLGGKKGARHLSGAEENPVLGLRGVRLCFSHPEMFRTQLRALLSVASEGDLRILVPMVAGVEDVRRVRTFVEEAREELLERGVNVPHSVPIGAMIEVPSAAITADLIAPEVDFLSLGTNDLTQYTLAADRANEAVSDIFRPHHPAILRLVARVQDAARAAGKPLAVCGEMAADPALFLLLLGLGIREFSMGPRSVPLLKDVARCASAADASRMARAALSLSTPDDVAALLAREAEALLSGDPETRAAVNA encoded by the coding sequence ATGAAGCGGTCCCTTTCGCTCTCCGGGATTCCCGTGTCTCCGGGAATCGCCGTCGGCCGGGCCGCCGTCTGGCTGGCACGTGCCGACTCCTCGCCCCGGAGAGACCTCGATGCCGAGGAGGTCCCAACGGAGCTCGAGAGGCTCCGTCTCGCCGTGGAATCGGGAATCCGGGAGATCGGCGAGATGGCGGGGCAGGTCGAGGAGCGCCTCGGCAAGGAGTACGCCGCGATCTTCCAGGCGCACGCTCTCTTCCTGAGGGACCCATCCTTCCTCGGTCCGATCGAGAAGAAGATCCGGGTGGAGAGGGTGAATGCCGAGTGGGCGGTGGAAGTCGTCGCCGACGGTCTCGCCTCGCGGCTGCGAGACCTGCCCGACAAGGACCTCGCCCTCAGGGCCTCCGACCTCGACGACGTCGCCGCGATCCTGAAGCGGAGTCTCGGAGAAGGGGAGGCGGCCGTCGACCGGCTCGCCTCGCTCACGGGCGACGCGTGCGTCATCGTTGCGGACGAGTTGACCCCCTCCGACGCCGTGCGCATTCCGCGCGACAAGGTCGTCGCTTTCGTCACGGAACGCGGAGGCAAGACCTCGCACGCTGCGATCCTCGCCCGCTCGTTCGGGCTGCCCGCCGTCGTCGCGATACCGAAGCTCCTCGCCTCGATCGGGGACGGGGACCGGCTCATCGTGGACGGTCGGGAAGGGGTCGTCTGGCGGGAGCCGTCGGAGGACGTCCTCACCCTCTTTCGCGAACGCCAGGGCCGCGATGCGACCCGGGAGCGGTCCCTCAAGGAGCGAAGTCTCTCCGGCCTCGCGCGGACGCGCGACGGCGAGGATGTGGCGATCCGCGCCAACATCGAGCTCGCCCGCGAGGTTCCGGACGTGTTCGAATACGGTGCCGATGGCGTCGGGCTCTTTCGCTCGGAGTTTCTCTATCTCTCCGGCGACGGTATGGAGTTCCCCGACGAGGCCACCCAGGCGGCCATCTACCGGGCTGTCGTGTCGCAGCTCGCGCCCCGGCCCGTCGTCATCCGAACGTACGACCTCGGCGGCAAGAAGGGCGCCCGCCACCTGTCCGGCGCCGAAGAGAACCCCGTCCTCGGCCTCCGCGGGGTCCGGCTCTGCTTCAGCCACCCGGAAATGTTCCGGACCCAGCTCCGTGCATTGCTCTCGGTTGCCTCGGAGGGGGACCTCAGAATCCTCGTTCCGATGGTCGCCGGCGTCGAGGACGTGCGCAGGGTCAGGACGTTCGTCGAGGAAGCCAGGGAAGAGCTCCTCGAGCGCGGCGTCAACGTCCCTCACAGCGTACCGATCGGCGCGATGATCGAGGTCCCGTCGGCGGCGATCACCGCCGACCTGATCGCTCCGGAAGTCGACTTCCTCTCCCTCGGAACGAACGACCTGACCCAGTACACGCTCGCCGCGGACCGTGCGAATGAAGCCGTGTCGGACATCTTCAGGCCACATCACCCGGCCATCCTCCGCCTCGTGGCCAGGGTGCAGGACGCGGCCCGCGCCGCCGGGAAGCCCCTCGCCGTCTGTGGTGAGATGGCTGCCGACCCCGCCCTCTTCCTTCTTCTCCTGGGCCTCGGCATCCGTGAGTTCTCGATGGGACCTCGATCCGTGCCTCTCCTGAAGGACGTCGCCCGGTGCGCCTCGGCGGCCGACGCGTCGAGGATGGCACGCGCCGCGCTTTCCCTTTCGACGCCCGATGACGTCGCCGCCCTTCTGGCACGGGAGGCCGAGGCCCTGCTGAGCGGCGACCCTGAGACCCGGGCAGCGGTGAACGCATGA
- a CDS encoding cupin domain-containing protein, with protein MKTTDRIVSKPWGSERVFAANGRYAGKLISILSGETLSFQYHLVKEETIHVLAGTLGMETEIEGERVLLSLAPGETFHVTPGTRHRMFAAAGDVLVVEVSSPELDDVVRLEDRYGREGTSQP; from the coding sequence ATGAAGACGACCGACCGCATCGTGTCGAAACCGTGGGGAAGCGAACGGGTCTTCGCCGCCAACGGAAGATACGCCGGGAAGCTGATCTCCATCCTGTCCGGAGAGACGCTGTCCTTTCAGTACCACCTCGTGAAGGAAGAGACGATACATGTCCTCGCGGGGACGCTCGGGATGGAGACCGAGATCGAAGGCGAGCGGGTTCTCCTCTCCCTCGCTCCGGGAGAGACCTTTCACGTCACCCCTGGAACCCGTCACCGGATGTTCGCGGCCGCAGGCGACGTCCTCGTCGTCGAGGTCTCCAGCCCCGAGCTGGACGATGTCGTCCGGCTCGAAGACCGCTACGGTCGGGAAGGTACGTCGCAGCCATGA
- the miaB gene encoding tRNA (N6-isopentenyl adenosine(37)-C2)-methylthiotransferase MiaB gives MNELDSRRFVGLMSREGYLEVPTADEADLVLLNTCSVRDKAEQKVYDYLGRIAARKRLRPGLLLGVCGCVAQQEGEEILRRSPAVDFVLGTGRIELLPAIVRRVEKEGDRPVEVGFDMDEVAYTPGAVARTVAHRASITIIEGCNKNCTFCVVPMTRGRERNRRMAEIVEECRRLVGDGVVEIELLGQTVNAYSDPVTGQGLAPLLRAISAISGLRRLRFVTSHPRNFDDDLIAAMAGSEVVCPALHLPFQSGSDRILGRMKRQYTRNGYLDLVGRLRAAIPGIAMSTDIIIGFPGETEEDFAATIGVLDAVRFSSVFCFTYSPRPRTAAARWEQDVPVPVAQERLARLNDYQQALQLQANEAIVGGVLEVLVEGSDRTGQRVTGRSPFNHLVHIEGIPGTPAGTFVRAVVEKGLSNSLLARPLRLVRPSETSGTSAAS, from the coding sequence ATGAACGAGCTGGACAGCCGACGGTTCGTCGGACTGATGTCCAGGGAGGGCTACCTTGAAGTCCCCACTGCCGACGAGGCCGACCTCGTCCTGCTGAACACTTGCTCGGTCCGGGACAAGGCCGAACAGAAGGTCTACGACTATCTCGGGCGGATCGCCGCCCGCAAGCGGCTCAGGCCCGGTCTCCTCCTCGGCGTCTGCGGTTGTGTCGCGCAACAGGAAGGGGAGGAGATCCTCCGGCGCTCACCCGCCGTCGACTTCGTGCTCGGGACCGGGAGGATCGAGCTCCTCCCGGCGATCGTCCGAAGGGTCGAGAAGGAAGGCGACCGGCCCGTGGAAGTCGGCTTCGACATGGACGAGGTCGCCTACACGCCCGGGGCGGTCGCGCGAACGGTTGCCCATCGCGCTTCCATCACGATCATCGAAGGGTGCAACAAGAACTGCACCTTCTGTGTGGTTCCCATGACCCGCGGCCGCGAACGCAACCGCCGAATGGCCGAGATCGTCGAGGAATGCCGGCGTCTCGTCGGCGATGGGGTCGTCGAGATCGAGCTGCTTGGTCAGACGGTAAACGCCTATTCAGACCCGGTGACAGGGCAGGGGCTCGCGCCGCTCCTGAGGGCGATCTCCGCCATCAGCGGTCTCCGCAGGCTCCGATTCGTAACGTCGCACCCAAGGAACTTCGACGATGACCTGATCGCCGCGATGGCCGGGAGCGAAGTCGTCTGCCCGGCGCTCCATCTGCCATTCCAGTCGGGCAGCGATCGGATTCTCGGCCGGATGAAACGCCAGTACACGCGGAACGGATACCTCGACCTCGTCGGTAGACTCCGCGCGGCCATCCCGGGAATCGCAATGTCGACGGACATCATCATCGGGTTCCCAGGAGAGACGGAAGAGGACTTCGCGGCGACCATCGGCGTTCTCGATGCGGTCCGCTTCTCATCGGTGTTCTGCTTCACCTACTCGCCCCGGCCCCGCACGGCAGCGGCTCGATGGGAACAGGACGTCCCGGTCCCTGTGGCACAGGAGCGCCTCGCCCGGCTCAACGACTACCAGCAGGCGCTTCAGCTCCAGGCCAACGAGGCGATCGTCGGCGGCGTCCTCGAGGTGCTCGTCGAGGGCAGTGACAGGACCGGTCAGCGGGTTACGGGTCGATCTCCATTCAACCACCTCGTCCACATCGAAGGTATTCCCGGGACTCCCGCCGGGACCTTCGTGCGAGCCGTGGTCGAAAAGGGCCTCTCCAATTCCCTCCTGGCCCGGCCCCTTCGCCTGGTTCGCCCATCCGAAACGAGCGGCACGAGCGCCGCGTCTTGA
- a CDS encoding bifunctional nuclease family protein, with the protein MLVRMNVKALIVDPVANMPVVILRDADDRSFLPIWVGVFEANAIALQLEGVKTPRPLTHDLLKETISSLDAVVDLVVITRLHENTFFAEIHLVAGGRTVIVDSRPSDAIALALRTSSPVFVAEEVLEMSRAQDASEEAQSHERLRKWFEEADPESLGKYKM; encoded by the coding sequence GTGCTCGTAAGAATGAACGTCAAGGCGCTGATCGTCGACCCCGTTGCGAACATGCCCGTCGTCATCCTGCGCGATGCCGACGACAGAAGCTTCCTCCCGATCTGGGTCGGCGTATTCGAGGCGAACGCAATCGCCCTTCAGCTCGAAGGCGTCAAGACGCCCCGGCCACTGACGCACGACTTACTCAAGGAGACGATTTCGTCTCTGGATGCGGTCGTCGATCTTGTCGTCATCACGAGGCTGCACGAGAACACGTTCTTCGCGGAAATCCACCTCGTTGCCGGCGGACGCACCGTCATCGTCGACAGCCGCCCGTCAGATGCCATCGCCCTGGCGCTCCGGACATCCTCGCCCGTTTTCGTCGCGGAGGAGGTCCTGGAGATGAGCCGGGCGCAGGACGCTTCCGAAGAGGCGCAGAGCCATGAGCGCCTTCGGAAGTGGTTCGAAGAAGCCGATCCGGAATCTCTCGGAAAGTACAAGATGTGA
- a CDS encoding ParA family protein, protein MIIAVTNQKGGVGKTTTAINVAAALAQKKLRTLLVDLDPQGNSTMSYIDRRTIGASMYEVLVDPEVPISSVIRETNFPGLWVAPAKISLAKVESKLIGEIDGHYRLKDKMAEVASAYDAILIDTPPTLGMITVNAMVAASHIIIPIQSSYFALEGTDDLLETIEKIKSRPNPSLQILGVVITLHDRRTVLGRDIQKQIDTVFQGKLFKTTVSKSIRLEESPAYRESIFTFAPRSTGASEYYSLTEEILERV, encoded by the coding sequence ATGATTATCGCGGTCACAAACCAGAAGGGCGGAGTGGGCAAGACGACGACAGCGATCAACGTCGCCGCGGCACTCGCCCAGAAGAAGCTCCGCACCCTCCTCGTCGATCTGGATCCTCAGGGTAACTCAACGATGTCCTATATCGATCGCCGGACGATCGGCGCATCGATGTACGAGGTTCTCGTCGACCCCGAAGTTCCCATCTCCTCCGTCATTAGAGAGACGAACTTCCCGGGCCTCTGGGTGGCCCCCGCGAAGATCTCTCTCGCGAAAGTCGAGTCTAAGCTGATAGGGGAGATCGACGGCCACTACCGCCTCAAGGACAAGATGGCCGAGGTTGCGTCAGCCTACGACGCCATTCTCATCGACACACCCCCTACCCTCGGCATGATCACCGTCAATGCGATGGTCGCAGCCAGCCACATCATCATCCCGATTCAGTCCTCCTACTTCGCACTCGAAGGTACCGACGACCTCCTCGAGACCATCGAGAAGATCAAGAGTCGCCCCAATCCAAGCCTCCAGATTCTGGGCGTCGTGATCACGCTTCACGATCGCCGGACGGTCCTCGGCCGAGACATCCAGAAGCAGATAGACACCGTTTTTCAGGGCAAGCTCTTCAAGACGACGGTGTCGAAATCGATTCGCCTGGAGGAGTCGCCGGCGTACCGAGAATCCATCTTCACCTTCGCTCCAAGATCTACCGGCGCTTCCGAGTACTACAGCCTTACTGAGGAGATACTGGAACGTGTCTAA
- a CDS encoding ParB/RepB/Spo0J family partition protein: protein MRHEPHFVDQLFSGEEISVGRRIAMNIIEANPDQPRSILGDLSDLKASIEAKGVLEPILVRPREDGRYTIISGERRFRAAMEAGLSDIPCIVLDVSDAEVLEIALIENLQRKDLSPLEEADGYLTLQEKHGYTHEQIARAVGKSRVTITETLSLARLPLRVKDECRRADIRSKSFLLEVGRLPTEPAMLDAILAFGSEAGVGRDAVRSARRDVESGEPSRFRSLRKAYELNFQPPNAEYAVSLVFRGSATDRGEILESLRSLLRKIETGELNLEDHGRFLKTASPKAVTDGTPQGPAPR, encoded by the coding sequence ATGCGCCACGAGCCCCACTTCGTCGACCAGCTCTTCAGCGGTGAGGAGATCTCGGTCGGGCGTCGGATAGCCATGAACATCATCGAGGCAAATCCGGACCAGCCTCGAAGCATCCTCGGAGACCTGAGCGATCTGAAGGCCTCAATCGAAGCGAAGGGGGTCTTGGAGCCCATTCTCGTCCGGCCCAGGGAAGATGGCCGCTACACGATCATCTCGGGCGAACGGCGCTTTCGGGCCGCCATGGAGGCCGGACTCAGCGATATCCCTTGTATCGTGCTTGACGTCAGCGACGCCGAGGTTCTCGAAATCGCCCTCATCGAGAACCTCCAGAGGAAGGATCTGAGTCCTCTGGAGGAAGCCGACGGGTACCTCACGCTTCAGGAGAAACACGGATACACGCACGAGCAGATCGCTCGCGCCGTCGGGAAGTCGCGCGTTACGATCACGGAGACTCTCTCACTCGCTCGTCTCCCTCTTCGTGTCAAGGATGAATGTCGGCGCGCCGACATTCGCTCCAAGTCGTTCCTCCTCGAGGTGGGCCGCCTGCCAACGGAGCCCGCAATGCTCGACGCCATTCTCGCGTTCGGTAGCGAGGCGGGAGTCGGAAGGGACGCCGTGCGCTCAGCTCGCCGCGACGTGGAGTCCGGCGAACCTAGCCGCTTTCGTAGTCTCAGGAAGGCCTACGAACTGAACTTCCAACCCCCCAACGCCGAGTACGCCGTCAGCCTGGTCTTTCGAGGCAGTGCCACAGACCGGGGTGAGATTCTCGAATCGCTTCGTAGCCTCCTGCGCAAGATCGAGACGGGGGAGTTGAACCTCGAAGACCACGGGCGCTTCCTGAAGACTGCGTCACCGAAGGCAGTCACGGATGGCACCCCGCAAGGTCCGGCCCCGCGCTGA
- a CDS encoding LptF/LptG family permease yields the protein MKLTDRYILREVFAPTAVAFVIYTGFMLIRGLVQFSDLLLQSSDPFWDMGRVLAFSTPHIVVLTLPIAFLLGILVGVGRLSQDSELVALRAAGVDLLSLYRPIAVLAVAFTLVTGLVMTSVVPWTNRILYGMKLQLSTFAIAQRIQPGVFSPEFAGRRIYVERASPDRRTLEGLILTDNSNPADGERLTLARTGSLELEESEGRLWLRLEDAVTHHTAVDARGYDRASYRTQRVLLDDTNPKERFAKTRPDKQLREMTLGELIHRARTTKDGALARLSWVEVHKKFSFPAACLVFGLIGLPLGVVNRRGGRAAGFAVSAAIVLAYYILYASGESRAVKGTISPAVAMWLPNALLLALGLYSIRRIRHDRTLFEGTVFGAPKALLDRILARHSTDRGAGSTPSIGGPERGTPGSRGVTRAWLVDRYVATRFLQLFALVLASILSLYILIEYLEISNDIARVRPPVSAILGYFQAKMAPILVDVVPLAFAAAALIAVAGLVRSSESTALLAHGISLLRSTASILLLAILVGGGLLAFSETMVPKAAAEAERLRNVLLGKPAAAVSDAWRSFLRGEGGRFYSAQTWDTRSSAVTGVTVFEVDPASFRLARKSYGARGRIVPGKGIVLADGWTRTFGEDGESLFLKQSGTSFVDAPEAARTFLAGRADPRQMSSLELGRFIRIRRKAGADVSAISTGLYQKSSVTLAPLLLTLVGLPFAFRHGKKGAVAGIGIALLLGLAYLVLGAALVKGGETGSLPPLLAAWGANLFFSLGAGWGLLGIRT from the coding sequence ATGAAACTGACCGACCGCTACATTCTTCGTGAGGTCTTCGCTCCGACGGCGGTGGCCTTCGTGATCTACACCGGCTTCATGCTGATCCGGGGGCTCGTCCAGTTCAGCGACCTTCTGCTTCAGAGCTCGGATCCTTTCTGGGACATGGGACGGGTCCTCGCGTTCTCGACCCCGCACATCGTCGTCCTCACCCTGCCGATCGCATTCCTTCTCGGAATTCTCGTCGGCGTCGGGCGCCTCAGCCAGGATTCCGAGCTCGTCGCTCTCCGTGCGGCAGGTGTGGATCTCTTATCCCTTTACCGCCCGATCGCCGTTCTGGCCGTCGCGTTCACTCTCGTGACCGGGCTCGTGATGACGAGCGTCGTCCCGTGGACGAACCGGATCCTGTACGGAATGAAGCTCCAGCTTTCCACCTTCGCGATCGCCCAACGCATCCAGCCAGGAGTCTTCAGCCCGGAGTTTGCGGGACGCCGGATCTACGTCGAGCGGGCGTCGCCGGACCGCAGGACGCTCGAGGGGCTCATCCTCACGGACAACTCGAATCCGGCGGACGGCGAACGGCTGACTCTCGCGCGTACAGGCTCTCTCGAGCTGGAGGAATCCGAAGGACGTCTCTGGCTCCGGCTCGAGGACGCGGTGACGCACCACACGGCGGTGGATGCACGGGGATACGACCGGGCCAGCTATCGGACCCAGAGAGTCCTTCTCGACGACACGAACCCGAAGGAACGATTCGCCAAGACGAGACCCGACAAGCAGTTGCGGGAAATGACCCTCGGGGAGCTCATCCATCGTGCGAGGACGACCAAGGACGGCGCGCTGGCTCGCCTCTCCTGGGTCGAGGTTCACAAGAAGTTCTCCTTCCCCGCCGCTTGCCTCGTTTTCGGTCTGATCGGCTTGCCGTTGGGGGTCGTGAATCGCCGTGGCGGACGGGCCGCCGGATTCGCGGTCTCGGCGGCGATCGTTCTCGCCTATTACATCCTCTACGCCTCCGGTGAGTCCCGCGCCGTCAAGGGGACGATCTCGCCAGCCGTGGCGATGTGGCTGCCGAACGCTCTCCTCCTGGCGCTGGGCCTCTATTCCATCCGGCGAATCCGGCACGACCGGACCCTTTTCGAGGGGACTGTTTTCGGCGCCCCGAAGGCGCTTCTCGATCGAATCCTCGCCCGCCATTCAACGGATCGGGGAGCAGGAAGCACCCCGTCGATCGGAGGGCCCGAAAGGGGGACTCCGGGCAGTAGAGGTGTCACGCGGGCGTGGCTCGTCGATCGCTACGTCGCTACGCGATTCCTCCAGCTTTTCGCTCTCGTCCTTGCCTCGATCCTCTCTCTCTACATCCTCATCGAGTATCTCGAGATCTCGAACGACATCGCCAGGGTCCGGCCGCCGGTTTCGGCGATCCTCGGGTACTTCCAGGCGAAAATGGCCCCGATCCTCGTCGACGTCGTTCCCCTGGCGTTCGCAGCCGCGGCACTGATCGCGGTGGCCGGGCTCGTCCGATCGTCGGAGTCGACGGCGCTCCTCGCCCACGGTATCTCCCTGCTTCGTTCCACGGCCTCGATACTCCTCCTCGCGATCCTGGTGGGAGGCGGGCTCCTGGCGTTTTCCGAGACCATGGTTCCGAAGGCCGCAGCCGAAGCCGAGCGTCTTCGGAACGTCCTACTCGGTAAGCCGGCGGCCGCGGTTTCCGACGCCTGGCGGTCCTTCCTCCGGGGAGAAGGCGGCCGGTTCTACTCGGCCCAGACGTGGGACACGCGATCCTCCGCCGTTACAGGGGTCACGGTCTTCGAGGTGGATCCGGCTTCCTTTCGCCTCGCTCGGAAGTCCTATGGTGCACGCGGCCGGATCGTTCCCGGCAAGGGCATCGTTCTCGCCGACGGCTGGACTCGCACGTTTGGCGAGGACGGCGAATCCCTCTTTCTGAAGCAGTCCGGCACGTCGTTCGTCGATGCTCCCGAGGCCGCGAGGACGTTCCTGGCGGGACGGGCCGACCCGAGACAGATGAGCAGCCTGGAGCTCGGCCGTTTCATCCGGATTCGCCGAAAGGCGGGCGCCGACGTCTCCGCCATCTCGACCGGCCTCTACCAGAAGAGCTCCGTTACGCTGGCTCCGTTGCTCCTGACGCTCGTCGGGCTCCCCTTCGCTTTTCGACACGGGAAGAAGGGCGCTGTCGCAGGGATCGGAATCGCCCTGCTCCTCGGCCTCGCCTATCTGGTCCTGGGTGCGGCCCTGGTCAAGGGTGGAGAGACTGGCTCCCTTCCTCCGCTCCTCGCGGCATGGGGAGCCAATCTCTTCTTCTCCCTCGGGGCTGGTTGGGGACTGCTCGGAATCCGGACCTGA